The DNA segment TGAGGATATAGCCATCGGTACGAACGATGACTCCACTGCCCAGTCCTTCGCGTTCTCGCGAGCGGGGGGGAAGCTGTCCGAAGAAGTCCTCAAATCCGGGCGGCACATTTCCGCCACGGACCTGTTCGGTTGCGTGGGTGTGGATACTGACGACCGTTGGACGCATCGCATCGGCGACATTTCGAAACGATTCCGACAGGTCGAGTGCCGTCGAATTATTTAGGCGGGAGAGTGCGGCGGTTGGGGCTTGAGCGATTGCGTCATTTTGGAGGGTTGCTGGCAAGCTGAGGACGACGCTGGTAAGCAAGCAGCCCAGGAGCATTGCGGCAAGCGTTAGGCTGAGGGTTTTCCAAATGTTTTGCATGAGAGAAATTCCTTTTGCTAGTCCATAACGAAAGCCAGCCACCACGAAAAATCGTGCTGGCTGGCCTGATTCGATAATCGAAAGATTCGCGGTGTTTAACGTTTGCTAAACTGGGTGGCACGACGTGCACCACGAAGACCTGGTTTCTTACGTTCTTTCATTCGCGAATCACGCGTCAGGTAACCACCTTCGCGTAGTTCGTCGTGAAGTTCTTCGCTGAAACTGACAAGGGCACGGGCTAGGCCCATTCGGATGGCGCCACTTTGTCCGGTGATTCCACCACCATTCACTCGTACGATGACATCAACTTTGTCGCTTTGGCCAGCCGCTTCAAGCGTTTCGGCAATCGCTTTGCGATGTTGTTCGTTTACGAAGTAGTCTGCGATCGTTTTTCGGTTGACCGTGATTTTACCGTCACCGGGGCGAACTCGAACCCGTGCAACGCTGCTTTTGCGGCGCCCGGTACCGAGGGCGTCTCCGTTAATTTTGTCTTTTTTGACAGCGACCATCGTATGAATTTATGCTGGATAGGTAGGTTGTTGGACTTAAATGACAAACGGTCTGCAGGAGAAGTTTAGGAAACTTTCTTGCTGGTCCGTTGCAGTGGTTGGCACTGTTGAGCTTGATGTGGGTGCTCAGGACCTGTGTAGACCTTCAGTTTTTTCAGCATCTGAGATGCCAATTTGTTTTTTGGAAGCATTCGGCGGACCGCGTGGATCAGCAGGTCTTCTGGTTTGCGAGCTTGGCGATCGCCGTAGCTTTCCAAACGCAAACCGGTGTAGCCGGTGTACCACGTGTAGTGGCGGACGTCCATTTTCTTGCCGGTCATGCCGATTTTGTCGACGTTGGTCACGACCACGAAATCGCCGCAATCGACGTGTGGGGTGTACTCAGGACGATGCTTGCCCATCAAAACCACCGCGATATCGCTGGCCAGACGTCCCAAAACTTCATCGGAGCCGTCAACGACGTACCAACTTTTATTCACTTGGCCCGCTTTGGCCATGTATGTTCGCTGCGCGACCATGGTGGTGTACTCGTACCCTAAGTGTGTTGCTTTAATTTGCTGCACGATCCTCAGGCAAATGCCTCGAGAATTCGGTTGCAGTTCTACTGGCTTTTTAAGAACCACAGAGTTTATCGGCGGCTGGTCATACCGGCAAGGCCGCAAACGGGTCCTTTTCTCGGTACTTTTAACGAGCGGCGGTTCATTCGCTAAATTTAGCCGCCTTCGGTCTCGTTGAAACCCCGGTGAATCAGCCTCGGAGGAACGTTTGTATGGGTTCTAGGGTGGGATTGGGAAGTTTGGACGTCTTTGCACGCCGACGGGTTCGTTTTGGGCGGCGAGGAAAGTTTGTTTGAGGACGATGCCGGTTTGGGGCGGTTTGGGGAGATCGGTGGAGAGAAAAGGGGTATGGGAAGTCGCGGGAGGCCCATGATGTCACGGTTTGTTGATCTAGTGATTGTCGCCTTTCGCTCGTCCCCCGCGAAAGAACGCTCCTTTGAAGCTGCTTTCGCGGAGCGGAAAGCTGACAGCCTTTCTCCGCTTTCGATTGAATCCCTAAGCCGGTCATCGAGGAGAGCGAGTGTGTTTGTTTTCGGAGGCAGGGGCTCGGAGGCTAAATTGTGTGAGCCGGTGTGCGGCTGTTTTTCGGCGACCGCAGCGGGCGGATGCACTTCCGGCAATTTACTAGCGTCACAATGGTGCCCTTTAGGGAAGGTCTACTGACGAATCTGCTTGAGAGTCTTGGTTTACCGGAAAAACTTGCTAGCAGGTGCTAACAGTTCGAGCCGTCACTGGGCTAGAATCGCCGCTTCATCGGATATTCAAGTGTTGCTGCGCCGATGCGTTTGGCGGCACTCATTCCTTTCTTCCCCACCTATCACTCCAGATTCGGACATCGGTCATGGCATCTCAAGACACTCCGTCTCCTAGTTCTCAAGCGGTCAAGGGAGGCTCTTTAATCATCAGCCTTCTGTCGATCATGATGTTTCTTCAGTTTTTTGCTTGGGGAGCTTGGTTTGCAACCCTTTCGGTGGCAATGGATTCCAGCCTGTTAGGCGCCTTTATCGGAGGCGCTTATGCAGCGGCTCCGATCGCTGCGATTTTTGCTCCCTTGTTCTTAGGGTTGGTCGCTGACCGTTTTTTCCCTTCGGAGAAGGTGATGGGCGTTCTGATGGTGGTCGGAGGCCTGTTGATGTTTATGGTCCCGGGGGTCGCTGGGAGTGCGTCGGCTTTTGCAACGGAGTCGCTGGCTCAGTTCACCAACAGTGCTGGCGAAGTCGATTCCGATGGCTTTAATGCCTATCAGGTGGCGGAGAATGGTTCGGGGCAGTTGTTGGTTTGGCTGATTTTGGCACATTTGCTCTGCTATATGCCGACGCTTGGGCTGGGCAATACGATCGCGTTCACGCATATCCCTAGTCAGGATCAGTTTCCCAAGATTCGAGTCTGGGGAACCATCGGCTGGATCACCGCGGGGCTGATGTTGGGGGCGTTAGGTTGGTCGGCCTCTTACAATATTTTCTGGCTGGGAGCCGTCAGTTCGGTCGCGTTGGGGATCTTCTGTTTCTTCCTTCCTCACACGCCTCCGCCGCTGAAGGGGCAGCCGATGGATTTGCGTTCGCTGTTCATGGTTGATGCTTTGAAGCTGATGGCCGACCGCAACTTCTTCATTTTTGCACTCTGTTCGACTTTGATCTGTGTTCCCTTGGCCTATTACTACGGGA comes from the Roseimaritima multifibrata genome and includes:
- the rpsI gene encoding 30S ribosomal protein S9, with product MVAVKKDKINGDALGTGRRKSSVARVRVRPGDGKITVNRKTIADYFVNEQHRKAIAETLEAAGQSDKVDVIVRVNGGGITGQSGAIRMGLARALVSFSEELHDELREGGYLTRDSRMKERKKPGLRGARRATQFSKR
- a CDS encoding MFS transporter; the encoded protein is MASQDTPSPSSQAVKGGSLIISLLSIMMFLQFFAWGAWFATLSVAMDSSLLGAFIGGAYAAAPIAAIFAPLFLGLVADRFFPSEKVMGVLMVVGGLLMFMVPGVAGSASAFATESLAQFTNSAGEVDSDGFNAYQVAENGSGQLLVWLILAHLLCYMPTLGLGNTIAFTHIPSQDQFPKIRVWGTIGWITAGLMLGALGWSASYNIFWLGAVSSVALGIFCFFLPHTPPPLKGQPMDLRSLFMVDALKLMADRNFFIFALCSTLICVPLAYYYGMTGTYLNQTGFAEAGATMTIGQMSEIFFMLLIPFFFRRLGVKVMIMVGMACWVLRYALFAYGAPDQTTWMLLLAVALHGICYDFFFVTGFMYTDKKAPAAIRGQAQGLLVFLTQGVGMFFGYKIMAGGSLFGVIPLNLTFGQYGEQVQTAKYVEALSVARGTGEELGFFQKFTQMFSRELPESLDPGLLAETMGQWKDFWLSPAIMAAIILVFFTLTFWDRTEAAPEESVVDPSELVK
- the rplM gene encoding 50S ribosomal protein L13 — translated: MVAQRTYMAKAGQVNKSWYVVDGSDEVLGRLASDIAVVLMGKHRPEYTPHVDCGDFVVVTNVDKIGMTGKKMDVRHYTWYTGYTGLRLESYGDRQARKPEDLLIHAVRRMLPKNKLASQMLKKLKVYTGPEHPHQAQQCQPLQRTSKKVS